The following are encoded together in the Diabrotica undecimpunctata isolate CICGRU chromosome 7, icDiaUnde3, whole genome shotgun sequence genome:
- the LOC140447008 gene encoding uncharacterized protein has translation MDKKRINYTPDEKNLLVHLVQVNKHIIENKTTNAVSNREKDEAWNHITMQFNEKLRNVHRDESSLRKQWSNIKQDLRKKAAESRRQLYQTGGGPPAPETKDMDETIILEVVNTKTISGLDNENDCDVLSQSSTNTYMANDNHPQYNQNHNISDVEEHVVEERSVEDSNIQKRRANRQWVQKRRPVKRNSAVEDAKVEVLKIQAEMLGEEMLNKRKLFQLEYEHKEKMFKLERQAAEKKLKQS, from the exons atggacAAAAAGAGAATTAATTATACTCCTGACGAAAAAAATTTACTTGTTCACCTAGTACAAGTAAACAAACacataatagaaaataaaaccaCTAATGCTGTGAGCAATAGGGAAAAGGATGAAGCGTGGAATCATATCACAATGCAATTTAACGAAAAG ctAAGAAATGTTCACCGAGATGAATCTTCCTTAAGGAAGCAGTGGTCAAATATTAAGCAGGACCTAAGAAAGAAGGCTGCAGAATCACGACGGCAGTTATATCAGACGGGAGGGGGACCTCCAGCTCCAGAGACAAAAGATATGGATGAGACAATTATTTTAGAAGTGGTGAATACTAAAACAATATCTGGTCTCGACAATGAGAACGACTGTGACGTTTTGTCTCAAT CATCTACAAACACATATATGGCAAATGACAATCACCCACAATACAACCAAAACCATAATATAAGTGATGTGGAAGAACATGTGGTAGAAGAACGCAGTGTAGAAGACAGCAATATTCAGAAGAGAAGGGCAAACCGGCAGTGGGTTCAAAAAAGGAGGCCAGTAAAAAGGAATTCTGCTGTAGAAGATGCTAAAGTTGAAGTTTTAAAAATACAGGCAGAAATGCTGGGAGAAGAAATGTTGAATAAGCGAAAACTATTTCAACTAGAATATGAACataaagaaaaaatgtttaagttAGAAAGACAAGCCGcagaaaagaaattaaaacagTCTTAA